The segment gaagtttttccttatccgctgtgagggtcataaggacagagggatgttgtatgctgtaaagccctgtgaggcaaattgtgatttgtgatattgggctttataaataaaattgattgattgattgattgattgacttatgcgctgattaagtggtgggtgattgatttgcctgacatcgattgatttagtttcagcaccgcggtagtgGCCAGCTCCTGTTTCCATTATTGGAAATGAAAATGATAAGAATGCATCTAGGACGGAGGACAAtgaaaatatgactttttttcttttcttttttctttttttttttttttttaaatggtccTCTGGCTCAACTTGCCCCAGCTTAGGGGTAAATTGATCCAAACTGATGTGAGTCAGTGGGTAAATTGAGCCACCTGGGGGTAAACTGACCActtgtgtttttccagtttAAACCTGAgcataaatgtaaaaaatctTTAAGGTAACTTAAAAGAATATAAAATGGACCAAGTTTATTTTTTcgattttttttgttacagttaaacagttcAACATTCCacccatcaaacaaaaaaagtaaatacaacTGTAACTGTGGTctacaataacaaaaatatcaTCGAATAATTGGACCTGAGAGTGATTTTTATCACGCTGAAGTGCAGTTGGTGGTGGATGAGACACAAATAGGTATATTCTTCAGGCAGGCACTGCAAAGAATGTTGGGCTACTATTATTGTATAGCATAACACTGCACAAATAGTTCTGTAATTTGACTAAAACATGGCTTACTTATATTTTCAACAACTAACTACTCCACATTCCACCTCTCGAGGTTGCAAGGAAATACGAAGTGTTGCTGCCTCCGTGCAGTTCCTTCAGCTTTTTGAGGTTGAGGTAGCTTCATCAGCACATCACTTTGTGGGAAAGATGCCACATCACTTTCCTTGAAAGCAAAAGTGGGCTTCTCATTGGCAGTGTTCCCCCGGAATCTTCTAAGAAACTTTGCACTCACTTCATTGCCCTCAAGCTTCTCAACCATACCAATATAATGGTAGCTCCTGCGTTTGATTGCAAAGTTAGTGATAACAAAGTCACCAACTAACAGATATGTGCAGCCTGGTTCGCTACTCTCATCCTCAGACCCCTCATATCCAGATGTGTCCTCAAGTGGGATGGGAACATCACTCTCCTCAGAGCTGCTGATCACCATGATTTTCCTCTtggtttgtttcttcttttgctTGCCTTTTTCTTTGACGTTACTTTGGTTTTtcccctgctgtttattttttctctcttcatgAGCCCTTTCAATTGCCTGCTTTTCCAGTGTATCAGTTAGGATTCTTGTTGTCACACACTTTCGCTTTGTTTGTGCCCTGGGATGTGGACATTTGGGTAAGGGAAGGATTTCATCTGGAGACACATAAGCAGTGTCATTCTGTGAAGCACATCCATGTGTGGATCTTGATGAGGGCTGCCCAACAGTTATGGAGGCTGAGGCAGTGGATGGATCATCTTCAGTGGGTGGATCATCTGAGTCAATATCACTATGAAGTGCCTTTGAATCACTCAGTCACCATGAAAATGTAGCAGAGTAATGAAACTCTGAGGTCTTATTATAAGTGGCCAAACATTTGCACACATATCAGTACAATGATAAGtctcttaaaatgtgtttccttcattttataccattttttttcattggatGTACGGGATTTTGGCATgtcccacacactgctctgctaactacagtgtgtgtaatAAGTGGTTAAATgatactaaatcttttttttttctacatggCTTTATTGTCCACAACAAGTTATTTGATAAAACGAGTCATTTTGATCATGTATATTCTATTTTCATAATCATATTGAACATTTTGCATGTGTCCCTGAAATTGCTGTCCACCCTGTCATTATGGGGTAACTGCCCCTTTAAGAAATCCTCTGATGTTTTCAGTGACATTTCTACCAGCATTTTGTCTTTCTTCAATGGAGGCTGAAACAGTGGCTAGTTGCAGAGTAAGTATTTACACTTATGTTTCGTAATTTTCATCATATTATGTGTGTAGTTGGATGTTGTCAAGCTTAACATGTCCACTCTGTCGTAGTGAAATATCAATTAATATAAAAACCTTTCAGAAATTCGAAATATATTTGTTAAACAGTACACAGTCAGCTTGCTAACTGAATCATGTTGCTATGTGAAGGTCCACCATGTGCTCattaaatgctaacattagccaaaaAAGTCCACCCTGTCATTGTCCACCCTGTCAGCAAGCCTTCCATGACAGGGTGGACATGGTTCATGACAGGAAGGACATGCGCATAGTTTAGGCCACATGCTGATAATGTTACACATATTACAACAGCtattacacacattttataaCAGTACATGCTATACATAGTAAGAATGGacaatatggatttttttttttttgatgatatCGGTATCAGCAAGCCTAGTTTGATAAGGCAAGCCTAGTTTACCGGGCCGCCAATTAAGGTGTGTAGGGGAACATTTTGAATTGTGTTTTTCAAGGAATGAGATCAAAAGGAGCTGAGATAGCAAGGAGATATCGAGAACGTTGTGATGCTGACCCggacagaagaagaaagtaCCTTGAGAAAGAAAGGGACAAatggaaaaaagacagagagactggAAAGAAGAAGGTTATCAATGAGctcagtgagagagagaagagggcaaaaagaaagaaatggagaGAGGCAAAAAGTCAAGCCAGAGCCAGAAACAGGGCCAGTGCTTTGCTACAGTCAGAGACACCACCCAACTCCCCTGCAACTGCTGAAACTCCTGAAAATCAGCGTGAGCCAGGGCCCTCCAGGTTAGATCATTGGAAGTTTAGCTGATGAGACTTATTAAAAAGTCTAGATTTATTTGAAGGACAATTGTCAACTGTTTATGTATataatattttgtgtttcaggCAACGGCGTCAAGGGGAAAGCATTCGAAGGAGTTCGAAGAGGAAACTGAAAAAACAGATCGAAATATTGGAGGCACAGCTCACAAAagagaaaactaaaactgagaAATATAAGAAGAGGTTCCATAGGGCCAAGAAAGAAAGTGCGTCCAAATCACCACGTACAAAAGTCAATGCTTTGTTGGCACGTCAAAAAGTGAATTCACCCATCAAAAGAGCTCTTCTTTTCCATACATCCCTAGTTGAAGATATTAGAAGAAAATATgaacatgcaaaaacaaacagagagaagcAGTTGATAGCAAAAGTGGTCAGTGGAAACATTCTGAAGAAGTACAAGCTCCAAAAGCATGCCCAGACTGCTTTTGGCTACTCTAAGAAGAGAGCAAAGTGTCCTGTGGATCTTACCTACCGTGGGAGGAAGTGCGTCAGTCGAAAAGAGATTAGGAAGAACGTTACATCATTTTTTCTTAGAGATGATGTTAGTCGAATGACGACTGGCTGCAAACAAACAGTGACACGGCTGAAGAAAAAGATGCAAAAGAGGTTGTTTACTGATACAATGAAGAACTTGCATAGGAGGTTTCTCTCTGAGCACATTGACCACATGTCATACACCTCCTTTTGCCGTCTCAGACCCTTTTGGTTGGTAACCCCCTCTTCCTCTGACCGTGACacatgtttctgcaaaaaaCATGAGAACTTGCAATTCATTGCCAATGCCTTGCAGAGCCAAGGGTTACTGTCCTCAAGAAACATTGAGGAAATGTGTGAAGCAACCATGTGCGACCTGAAAGCCAAGGTCTGTGCTTACGGTGAGTGCAGTGAATGCCTCCTAACTTGTCACCCGATGCTGAAAGCTCCTGGGGAAGAGAACATTCGTTTATCTCAGTGGATGACAGAGAAGATCACGAAGGATGAGAAGGTGTCAACAATCACAGTGAAAAGGGAGATAACAACAACGGAGCATGACCTTAACACAGATTTCCAGGAGAGGCTTCTCAATTTTAGGCGCCATGTCTTCAACATTAAATGGCAGTTTGATGCCTACAGGGAGCTCAGGAGGAGCCTGAAGCACAACGAGTCCCTCTTGCATATAGATTTTAGCGAAAATTACTCATGCAAGTACAGCGAAGAAATACAATCTGTGCATTTTGGAGGTTCACACAAGCAGGCCAGTCTGCACACTGGAGTGCTCTACACCACTGGTGAACAAGCGCCACACACCTTCTGCTCCATATCACCCTCCAGAAGACACGACCCTGTGGCCATCTGGGCCCACCTTGATCCAGTTCTGAAGGTAGTGAGAGAACGACACCTTCAAGTCAGCATACTTCATTTTTTCAGCGACGGGCCTGCAACGCAGTATCGACAAAAGGGAAATTTCTTCTACCTCTCAACAGAATCCTACAAGTATGGCTTCAAAGAAATAACGTGGAATTTCTTTGAGGCTAGTCATGGGAAGGAGGCACCAGACGGTGTGGGTGGGGCACTCAAGAGGTCAGCAGACCGGATTTTAGCCCATGGAGGAGACATTCCTGATGCCCAGAGCTTGTATGACAAGCTGAAAAGCCTGGACACATCTGTCGAGCTGTTCTTCGTCCCAGAGAGGGATACTGAATCAAAGACTGAGGTACCTGCAATAGCTGCCATAAAAGGCACTATGAGAATCCACCAAGCTCACCTGGCCAAATGAAATACAGAGACATTtcatgtctgtgtaaaagggaggAAGGTGTTTTGGACTGCCCCTGCTTTAACCTTCAAGAGGTCACTCTAGCTAATGTTCCTGTTTCATCTGACGAGTCCCCAGCATGTGGAAAGACACCAGATAATCCTAGGAGACCAGAAATGATTGAGGTAAAGCACATTGTAGAGTGGTGCGTCGTTAATTACGACAATGAAGCATACCCAGGTGTCATCATGGATGCAGAAGGGCACAGTGTGAAGGTTAAGTGTATGCACCGCCATGGCATAAACAAGTTCCATTGGCCAAGTCTCCGGGACGACATCTGTTAGTACCATGACTGGCAGGTACTTTGCCTAATACCAGAACCACAGGCTCTTAACAAGCGCTCTGCACAGATTGAAGCGTCTGCTTGGAAGTATGTGGAACAGCAACTGCAGAATTGAGCCATGTCTCCGCAGAAAGGGAGAGACTGTTTGGAGATGTGTCtaacgccggatttccactggatgcgtgtccgttgcggaacggcagcgctggttatccgctgcgtgctccgccatccgtcaatacccactggctgcgtttgctgtgcggagcggtgcagctccgccggaagacatccgtgcactgccatgattaatatctcctcgtccgtggtgttcacggggtgaaatgacgtctgaaaacctctgacctgttgacttcaggcctgcctctgcccattatgtagtttttaaggtgtagtgcagggaaatatgatccgccgtgaacactgtgtattttattttgaaatttaaccggatgttttattgtgtttctgtgcacgacttcctgccctgcacgatctgctctgtgctgaattgctgcgttgtgctccggcgtctggcaaaaatagaagtcctgcgtatctgttgcggagggctccggagtgccggagctgagacggagccggaacgcagcacagccgcagccggtggaaacacacacattgactagaattgaatcctatcggctccgctgccgtgccggagcggagacacagccaacacgcatctggtggaaattggcctTAAGTGATCTTTCTgtaatattctgttttttcaaATCAGTCGTTCTCcacttgaaaaacatttttcttcttgttcTACAGTTGAATGTTTGactttcactgtgcagaatgatgtaCAGAGTTTAACACTAGAAGGCCACATTAATGGCTCATTTTGGGCATCTTTATTCAGTGGCTGCATGCAGGTAGAGTGGATCAAAACCAGTCTGTTCAACTGGTAATTTCCCCCTACATGGGAAAAGGACctctggcatttttttttttacatcatttcCTTTAGATTTATTGCATTTATGAGGCCATTCAATGACATTTCACAACGTGTCCACCCTGTCATACCCAAGGTCCACCCTGTCATGTCACTGTCCACCCTGTTATTTTCATGTtctatgaaaataaattattttcacaAGTTAGCAAAATCTTTTGTGTGATTCCTTTATAAACAAATGAGGGCCAAATAGTATTGTTTGAAAGTTTGACCAGATATCTTTGTTGttagattttatttaaaaaagaaagtgcaACTCTCGCAGATTTTATAGAGGAACAAATAGTTTGCCATAATTTCATTATTATCCAAATACTTTTCCCATTAACTAAAATATATTGTTGAGAGAGGGACTAAATAGCTTtctgaaaatgtacattttataaTCACTATGTAATTACAATGTATTTACTCTACTTTGAAATTGTCCATGACAGGGTGGACATCTTTTGCTGTTTGCATGTACATTGTCTGCTTACAGTTAATTTATAAAAAGTGTGGGAGCTTGACCAACATGCATTTCTAACAGCATAACATCTACTTAATACAATGAATATTAAGTTCCATGGAAAATCTCagcttttttggggggaaatggGGAAGTCTCAAAGGCACCTTATGGTGATATTGACTCATCTGCAGCAGCAGACTGTTGCTCAGGGTTGGGCCTGTCTGatgccagggccacactgcctgcgaagcgcagcgcaccaaAATTCTCACGCGAGCCGGAGcacctccgttcacatcagacgcgcatttctccgcaccggtcgacaagcgattctgctcccagctgttgtttttccatcatgggtaactgcccggcttgacacaatcgctcgcggctcgcgcagaaaatagaccagacgccaaaATGATCGCTGCAGGGCCGGCGGCGGAGCTGCGCGGCGCGGCCGGTGTGCATGACACAATTGGTTAACATGGGcaccgaaaggaaactggcttcacttctcggcgcttcgagactattcgcggcgcttccgcgggcggtgtggccctagCGTGACACCATGGATGGCTCAAACTCTGCATCAGGGAAAATATCTCTGTTGTATGGGTAAATCCTTGTGGACTTGAATTCAGAAATGATATTCCATGGAGTCATTGCAGGAAAGCCTCATTCACACATCCAGCAATCTGGTATATGGTAGCTGTCTGGCTTGGGTTATTTCTCATCCATCCTTGAAGAGCTCTGTTATAATACGCCTTAAAAGGACCATACATGGTCTTGTCCAGAGGCTGCAAGCGATGGGATATGTGGGGTGGAATGGTGAGCAGAACAACACCCTTGCTCTTTGCTATTCCTACTGCCCTGAGTGAAGATGTGGGCCTCATAGTTATCAAAGATGAGCAGCATGGGATGGTCAGGGGAGCAGTATGCTGACATAGATGTTCAAGGAACTGAACAAAGGTGTCTTCATTGACCCAACCAGATCTGGTGGAGGTACCAATGGATCCTGGAGGGCATCCTGTGATGAAGTGGTCTTTGTATCTTATCCTTGGAAAGATAAACATGGGAGGCACTGCACTCCCAACAGCATTAACTGCACAGATCACAGTTACCAGCTCTCCTCTTTATGCCGATGTGATGGCGCCTACTtgtttctgtcctctctgtgtCACTACCTGCTTTGGTGTCTGTTCTGTAGTAGTGCCTGTTTCATCAACATTATAAATCATGTTTGGAGGGAATTTATGCCTGTAAAACAAAGATAGGACATGAAAAGGCCAGATCAGAATCAGACTAGCTGAGTCTTGTAGGCAATGAACAAAGCATTTGCAGCTAAATAACTAACTTAACTAACTGTAAGTGGATATGGTCTAGCTGTTAatgcaattaaaaataaatggcaCTTGTCAATCACTTGAGCAAGATTGTTAAAAAACTCTCccactgtagttttttttaaatgctgtagCCCTCCCCAAAGATGTTGCTTCAGGCATATGGCAGGAGAGATGGTGGTGTGCCTTAAAGTTGTTGAACCAGTCTTGACCTAAAAGAAAACAATTCTGTCTATCAAGATACAGTATTTAGCTACATAACAAGATTCCTTAGTTAGCCTTGCCTTCGCCCACTGAATCATGTAATCTCCTGAAAACCCTACCAGCACAACCATTCTCTTTCCAGTTTTCGGGAACAGGGATCTTGTTTCTGACTGCTAATTCAAATGCCAGTTCACAGCGTTTCTTTGGAGTTATGCCATTGAACTGGTCAGCAAGTTTTTTAATGTGGTCTGCAAGGTCCTTCTCTACATCCTCTGTGAAGACTCTCTTAGCCTGTGCTGTCCCACTGTAGCCTACTGTCTtcactttcttttcctttgaATCTGCGCAGGGTTGACCTGTCaatctttctctcttttgctACTGCTCTTATGGATGTAGGAGCAATatcttttgaaaatgtttgcaCTCGTCATAAATTTGGGGCACCACCTTCACTTAGAAGGAAAGTGACTGTAATCAAATTAATATCTCCAGaaaccaattattaatttgTCAGTACACTTATCAAtcatgaatcaatctcaataccTGGGTCATGAATTCTCTATACATTGATCTTAGTTCCTGTTCAAAAGAAATatcggtaacactttatattaaggtactgtaataagcgttaattaatgcttaataagcacaaattaacagttaatgagcacttataagatgcttattaacattaataagactatataaaagtgtttattacagcataacttaaagttattattgcttataggagcattataagcacttaatagaaatgctggtaacagtttataaacatactaaatattaataagatgtctattttCATTATAATTTATATgggttaattatagaataataaccacatttattactggtttataagacactataagaccctataagatgaaattaataaggtgtttattaacattaataagacCTAATGAGTGTTAATAATAGTATacaacacatttattattgACTTCTAATATATTATTGGGTACTAGAACATCGTTAAGAGTTTATAGAAGTAGTATATAAAAGGCACCTTTGGTGTGCATGTGACGTGCATGTGATGTGCATGtgacgtgcgtgtgtgtgtgtgtgtgtgtgtgtgtgtgtgtgtgtgtgtgtgtgtgtgacaaatggTGCTGAACGTGTGACATGTGACGCGTGCGTGTTGAAAGGAACCGTCGCAGATTCTCGTGTCTGATCCTGCCTCATACATTTCAAAAAGAAgggtaacagtgtgtgtgtgtgtgtgagggtgtgaagAAGCGCCATGTCACCATCAGAAGGACTTCAAACTGTAGAAAAGAGGAGACatgagataaataaaataaagaacttatttatttttcctcaaatAATAAGGAACACGGTGTTGGATTTTTTAACTGCTTAAGTTTGCAGACATCACAAAATGTTCCTCAATTTACAAATCATGCTGTTTGGCGGTTTTTCACAGACTTGAGTGTTTACAGaatgttttaagttttaaggTCTACAAGAGTctttcttttgaaaaaaaaaatggttcaGTAAAATAGCGGTTGAGAATCTCTGTCAAaactgattgttttcttttgttttttaagaataTAAGCTATAATTACACacagtttttttaaaacaacaaccCTCATACATTTCACACAGTatcgtgtgtgcctgtgtgtgtgtgtgtgtgtgtgtgtgtgtgtatgttggggGGGGGGAGTGAGGCAAATGGTGCTGAACGTGTGACATTACGCATTTACGAGACATGATTAATCTGTACTATAAAGTGGCACTATCAGACACAATGAATGAGTAGTTTTCTGGTTTCACTAATTAACATGGTCTTGGTTAATCTGCATATTTGTAGCTGGACCTTACTGCGTCTCACCAGACCTTCCTGAGCATAATTAAAAGTTCTAATTTAAAGTGGGTGGTCAACTCTGTGTACCAAAGATGTGGTGTATTTTGTCTTACTGGTTGTTGCCGCTGTCTGGAGATCGCCCACGCTGAAACTATGTGCGTAGTAGCATTGGATCTGTGCCTCCGTCCAGTTCTCCATGTCTGACTCCTCGGCAGCAGGGGCGGAATTCAAAGAATTGTTTGTGATTGTTCCCGTTGCATCTCTCAAATCTTCATGGCCAATGTCCCCTATGTCCGGACTGTCCgtgattgtgattgtgattggtGATGCAGGAGGTGTTGTGTTCTGCACAGGTCTTCCAGGTACTGATTCGTCTCTCGGCCTTTTAATCAAACGCAGTCTGTTCCTGCTGCTTGGTGCTCGTGGCGTTGTCTGAGATTCTCCTGTTTGACAAATACAAAACACGTATCCAAGttgaaattaaaacagaattaTTTAAACAACCGTTTTATATCTTGTTTCACATATTTTAGATAAAGGGATACTGACCGTTTGAGATCTTCTCAGATGGTTGAGTGGGCTTTCCAAATCTGCTCCCTGGGGTGATTAGCTTCACCAGATCTGTTAAGTTCTGGCTAGCAGAGTCCTCGTGACAGGTCAACTCTGGTAGTGACTCGTCTCTCGACCTTTTATGTAGGCGCTGTCTATTGTTTGCCAGAGACTCACCTGTTTAATATAtgttaataatttaaaatagataaaggTTGGAATTTAAAACAGAATTATTTAGACAATAGTTTttaatttcacacatttttagaAGAAAGATTACTTACAATGGTTTCCAGGGTTTTTGGCAGGAGATCTCTTCTTTACGGCAACAGGTCGAGACCATTCGTCGTCCCTTCGGCACGGGATTTCATCAAATAGATGTTGCTCCTCTACAGAAAAtcacaaacttttgtttgttataCAGAATATGTACACCTCTTTTTTTCTCCGAGACAATACAGGGATATATAATTGTATATGACAATGTGTGCAATGCATTACCTAAGAACTGTGGTCTTTTTTCCAGAGCTGCTGATGAATTTTCCCGCTCCTGGGATTCTTCTAAATATCTCAGAACTGTTTTGGAAACACTAGTAGAATTTAAAAATCAGACACAGACTCTTGTAACATCTTAAtagcatttaaaagaaaaaaacaaaagttttgtttCTACTTACCAGAAACAAGAGCCATTTCTACAAATGTAGAGAAGTGAGCGTAAGTTGGTGTCTAGCAAAAAGTGTTGTCTTCACACACGGGGGATGCGATGTGCTTGCCATGGGTCATGTCCTTAAATAGCCCCTACCCACCCATTTGGCCACCAATAAACCACCCTGGGAGGGGTTTTTGATCGCGTCACAATATGCGAATCTCAGATAAATACTTTTCTTACTTACTTCTCTTTAAAACCTGTGTGTAATTTTAGCTTATATTcttaagaaacaaaaacaaaaaacaaaacaaaaaacaataagaaaCTGTGTAATTTTAGCTTAtattcttaaaaaacaaaaaacaaaagaaaacaatcagttTTTGACAGAGATTCTCAACCGCTATTTTactgaaccttttttttttttttttcaaaagaagACTCTTGTAGACcttaaaaacttaaaagtcTGTGGAAAAACTGCCAAACGGCATGATTTGTAAATTGAGGAACATTTGTGATGTCTGCAAACTTAAGCAGTTAAAAAATTCAACACCGCACACACGATACTGTGTGAAATGTATGAGggttgttgttttaaaaaaaactgtgtgtaaTTTTAGCTTAtattcttaaaaaacaaaaaacaaaagaaaacaatcagttTTGACAGAGATTCTCaactgctatttttttttttttttttcaaaagaaaaataccTTAAAACTTAAAACACTCTGCTTCTTTTGAAATGTATGAGGGCTGGTGTTTTGACTCTACATGCCTGCGGCCTGATTGTTATGTCTCTGGGGTGTCTGATCACCCCCCATATGAGGTGTGGGATTTACAGGAACAGGCTCCAGAAAATCTGCAACATTTCCTTTCAACACGCACGCATCACATGTCACACGTTCAGCACCATTTGCctcactcccccccccccccccccccccccccaccccccaccccacaccANacattgttgttttgattcctctaTATGATCAAGGTAAGTTGTTTAATTGTTGTACAAATATATCACGACATGTCTGGACATGTACTAAGCAAGGGTGTTGATTGTCGTCAGCTGTTGATTTTACTGGAGACTCATTCCTTCAAAGCTTTGGGGCTGTTGCCACCACGTGTTgaggaggttgttttttttttttttttaggaagtGATGTGTGGGGTGTGGTTTGACGCAGCGAGTCCGACCATGTGTCTGTTTTGTAACAAACCACAACTGAGGACGCTGATGATCTGTGATTTAAACACGATAACCTTATACAGAGGATCCTTGTTTTCTGCATTTCCTGTCTGAGACCCTATACACTACAAAGATGGAAAATATAGGTAAGTCTTTTAATTCTATGACGCCAACACGCCGCATAAATATAAGCGATGCTGAACTGCTTTTAGCTCCTAAAAAGAAAAGGGCTACTCCTACACACCTAACCCAGTTTTTGAACTTCAAAAAGCTGTTGAAAAAGGGTATGTTGTTACCAAAATTGACGAGGTGTGGCATTTCGCTGAAAAGAGCAATGACTTATTCAAAGAATATGTTAAAGCGTTCCTTCAGCGAAAGCAGAAAGCTTCAGGCTATCCAAGTTATGCAAAAGAAGAGACTTCAAAAGCCAAATATGTCCAAGACTACTATGACAAAGAGGGGATCCAACTAAACCCTGAAAAAATAGTTGTCAACAAAGCCATGCGAAGTAtcaacaaactgctgctcaATTCCTTGTGGGGTCGTTTTTCAATGCGTGAAAATCAGGCTACATGCGAGTTAGTGACAGACCCTGAACAATTTGCCTGCTACATGTTTAGCGATCAGTACGATGTCAGACAGTTTTCATTTGTATCTGATCACGTTGCACTTGTTCAGTGGAAATACAGACTGGCGCAGGCTGCtctaacaaaaaacataaacatcttTATTGGGGCAATGACAACAGCATATGCACGCATGATGTTGTACGACCTCATGGATAAACTGGGGGAGAGATGCCTCTATTCTGACACAGTGTTATTTTTGTGTCAAAGGATGAAGATTGGATCCCAGGAATAGGCCCCTTTTTAGGGGACCTGACTGATGAGGTAAATGGTGACACAGGCGATGACGACTATATTGCTGAGTTTGTGTCAGGAGGGCCGAAATGTTATGCCTATCAGACAGCCCATaacaaaacacaattaaaatgcaAGGGAATCACTCTAAATGCACACAACGCTTCTGTCGTCACACATGATGCCCTCGTCAGTCTTGTTTATGAGTTTGCAAGCCGTGGCGAGACAACGCAAAATTTAGTGACAAGATCAGACACAATAGTGAGGAATAAAAAGACCTTTGAGCTGAAAAACAggtcaaacattaaaaaacttCAAGTGGTGTACACCAAACGCAGCGTCTTCTCGGACTTGACAACTCTGCCATATGGCTATTAACATGGGGGCAAGAGAAATAAACGGTTTTGATTTTAGACTACAACATCCCTTTAGTCTAATTGTGTCAGGACCCTCAAATTGTGGAAACctattttgtaaaaatgttgattGAGAATGTTGACAGACTGATTTCAGATAATGTTGaaa is part of the Epinephelus moara isolate mb chromosome 10, YSFRI_EMoa_1.0, whole genome shotgun sequence genome and harbors:
- the LOC126396253 gene encoding uncharacterized protein LOC126396253 yields the protein MALVSVLRYLEESQERENSSAALEKRPQFLEEQHLFDEIPCRRDDEWSRPVAVKKRSPAKNPGNHCESLANNRQRLHKRSRDESLPELTCHEDSASQNLTDLVKLITPGSRFGKPTQPSEKISNGESQTTPRAPSSRNRLRLIKRPRDESVPGRPVQNTTPPASPITITITDSPDIGDIGHEDLRDATGTITNNSLNSAPAAEESDMENWTEAQIQCYYAHSFSVGDLQTAATTTCRPVNQVYLYTLLQKGMLHAGLTHWNHVL